AGCGACTTGGCCTGGTTCACACTCACCGCTGCCGTGACGCGTCCCCGGTAGCCGTAGACGGCGACCAGACGGGCGTCCTTCAGTGAGCCCTGGGCGATGACCACCTGATCGGAGAAGGTGGGCACTCCGACCGACTTGATGTTGAGGCCGAACTGACTCGACCAGAATGCCGGAACCGTCAGATGGGGACGTCTGCGCGGCCCCGCATGGATCATGTTGTGGGCCGCCACCTCGGCCTGGGCGACCGCGTTGCCCCAGTGCTCCAGAGAGAGCAGCTGATACTCGAAGAGCGGGTGCGGGAAGCGGGCCACGTCGCCGGCGGCGAAGACGTCGTCGGTGACGATCCCGTACATGTCGAAAGCCCGGCACCCCGCGTCGCAGGTCACTCCTCGCGGGCCCGCGGCGATCCCCGACTCGGCCAGCCACTCGGTGTTGCGGACCGCGCCGAGGGCCACCACGGCGACATCGGCATCGATCCCCGTACCGTCGGAGAACCGGGCGCCGGTGAGCCGGCCGTTGCCCTCCAGCGCGGTGACGGTCACTCCGCACCGCAGATCGACACCGTGCGCGCGCTGCAACTTCGCTGCAAGCGCCCCCAACGTTCCGCCGAGCGCACCGACCAGCGGCGCCGGACCCCGCTCCGCGACCGTCACCTCGAGACCGCGCTCCCGGCAGGCGGAGGCGATCTCCGACCCGGTGAACCCGGCACCGACGACAAGGACCCGTCGCGGTCCGGCATCGAGGCGCTCCGCAAGACGGCCGGCGTCCTCGATGGTGCGCAGGGTGAACACGCCGTCCAAGGCGGCCTCGGCAGGGTTCGGCCAGGGCCTGGCACGGGTTCCGGTGGCGATCAGCAGCCGGTCGAAAGGCACTTTCTCACCGTCGGCGAGGAGAACCTGTTTCCCGACCGGATCGAGTCCGGTGGCGCGCACACCGAGTTTCCATTCCGCGTCCACCTCGCGGCGCTGCGGCAGCCCGGTCTTGTCCGCCGACACCGTCCCGAGCAGCACCTGCTTGGACAACGGCGGTCTGTCATAGGGGGTGTGCGGCTCTTCCCCGATCAGAGTCAGCGTGCCGGCGAACCCCTCCTCGCGCAGCGTCTCGGCGGCCCGCAGCCCCGCGAGCGACGCCCCGACGATCACGATGCGGCCATCGCGTGGTTCACCGTGCACCGGCGCCCGCCTCCTCGCCCACGAGAATCGCCTGCACCGGACACGCGGCTTCGGCACGAAGGACACGTCCCTGCTGGTCGTCCGGGACGGCCGGGGTGTACAGCAGGGCCTCCTCGCCGTGCATCGTGAAGACACGGGGAGCGACGAACGCGCACTGCGCATACCCCTGACATCGATTGAGGTCAACAACGATGTTCATCCCGAGCCGCTCCTCCCACCGCCACACCCGTCGAGTCCGTCCTACAACCGGTCGCGGTGCTGCGCACGTGGTGGTGGGCCATCCGAGGACTACGCGGGGTGGGACGTCCGCCCCGCAGCGCGACAGGGGAAGGGCGACCGGCGACTGGCCACTGGCGACCGGTGGTGCTCTGGACGGCGACGGTGATTTTTTTCCTGCCGGTCGGCCAGTGTCGAGACGCTCCACTCCTGGGGCGGCGATCTGAACTCGATGCCGTCGCGTCGCAGTGGCTCCACCCCCGGCAGGGGTGCCGAGACCATGACGGAAGCGCCGACGGGAAGACTCAAAGGAGTGACAAGCGGACGGAGTTCAGCTCCTCCGTCAACCCGGTGGGGGGCCGCGACCAAAGCCCGTATGGCTCATTCATGTCCCCTTTCTTGACCGCCAAAGACGGGTTGGGCAGCATCCGAACACCCCATGACGGTGGGCTTGTTCGCTCGCATATCCGAGCGCGGACACCATGCGCGCGACGACAAAACGGAGCGCGGCCGGGTTAATTGCGGAGCGAGATGAGTAACATCCAGCCAACCGTAGATCGATCAGGCAAGAGAGAGCAGGCTGTTTCATGTCAGACTCGGAATTCGCTGTGCAGGTGGCCGCCAAGCTGAAGGGCATCGCGAAGGAGATCGACGAGCTACAGAAGCTCCGGGCCAAACTGGAGGATCTGCAACAGCACCTCGGAACGGATCCTCAGGAAGAAGCAGTTGTCGCAGCGCAGCCCGTGGAGACCGACAACACCACGGCGCCGAAACCGGTGACCGTACCCGCGGCCCGACGCGCAAAGCCTGCCGCACCGAAGGCCAAGCCGGCGAAGAAGGCCCCGGCCAAGACGGCCAAGACAGCGAGCAGCGCGAAGAAGGCACGGAAGGCCACACCGGCCAAGGGCAAAGCCCGGCAGCGGAACTCCACCCGCGTCGACCGCGTGCTCGGACTGCTCGACGAGCAGCCGCGTACGGTGACGGAGCTGACGAAGCTGCTGGCGCAGGAGCACCCGGACCACACGGCGCCGGAGACCGCCGTGCGCAACACCCTGGAGACCTCGCTCGTCGCCAAGGGTCTGGCACACCGCAGCAAGCAGGGAAGGAGCGTCTTCTACTCCCTCCCCGCCGCCGCCCCCAAGGCCGGCGCCGAGGCCCGGGAAACCGATGCCGCGGACGCCCCTGAGGAGGCCGCGACCGCCCGCGCCTGACCCGGGTCCCGCTCCCGTCTGCCGGTGCCGCCCCGTGCAGCCAGCAGACGGGGCGCGGCCGGCGCACGACAGACGGACCGCGATCGGCGTGCGGACGGGCCGCGATCGGCGTGCGGAGCGGGGACGGGCGTCTGCCTCGCGCCGGGAGCAGCCGCCCGCCGAGGGCGCGCGGAGCGGCGCAGAGGGGTTGGCGGAGCGGGGCTCGGGGACGTCGAGGGGCCACCGTGGCGATCAGGTGCCCTTGACGTCTGAGACGATGAAGATCGATAAGAAGCCCTGCGGGGAGAGCGAGCTGTCCGACGGCCGAGACTGGGTCGCGGCCCGATAGGGGTCAAATCACCGCAAAAGCGGTGCAGACGCCGTCGGTAAGGGCAGTCGCAGAGGGGTAATACGGCCGAGTCTTGACGAACCGGCCCTGCCCGATCTTGACTGCCAGGGTCCCCCCGCCGCAGGGCCCCCACCAGGGGTGTTGCCCCCCTTACCGAAGGTCACGAACATGACGGTTGACGCCACCGCCGCCACCGAAGTGGACGCCGCCACCGAAGTCGGACGGTTCCTGCTCGGCGACGCCTTCCCCTGCCTGGCCGGCCGTTCGGCATGGCGACAAGGTGGCATCACCCACCGCCATTACACGTGGTTCGGGGATGACGAAGTCGCCCGGGACATGGCAGCTGATCTCCAGGCGTATGTGGAGACGGTGGACTGGGCCGCCAAGCCCTTCACGAGCTTCGTGGCCACCTTCTCGGGCCCCCTCGACGTGACGGACATCGAGTTCGAGGCTCTGATGTGGCAGCAGCTCCAAGCCGTCCACGATCATGACAGTCTCACGCATCCCTGGGCCGAGGGCTACGACCGCGACCCGTCGTCCGGTGCCTTCGCGTACAGCGTCGCCGGGCATCCGTTCTTCGTGATCGGGCTGCACGAAACGCACAGCCGCATCGGCCGCCGCCCGCCCTTCCCGATGCTCGCCTTCAACTCCCACAACCAGTTCGACCGAATAAAGGCCGCGGGCCTGTGGGACCGGCTCCAGGAGAAGATCCGCAAGCAGGACATCGAGCTCCAGGGCAATATCAACCCCAACCTCGTGGAGTACGAGCAGCTCTCCGAGGCCCGGCGCTATTCGGGCCGGCGCAAACCGGCCGACTGGGCCTGCCCCTTCTCCGCTCGGGTGTGAGGGAACGGCGTCGAGTCGGTGGACGGTGCGCCTCGCGGGTCGACCGGGCCACCACCGGGCACCTCGTCCCGGATCCGGGAGCGTTGAGGCCGTAAGAACGACGAGCGGCCCTTGTCGGACGTGCGGACGACAAGGACCGCGCCCTCCAGGAACGGCTCACCACCCGCTCACGCGGCCGGAGCGGGATCAGGCAGCCGGGCGCACCGCGCTCCGGCCCCCTCCCGCCCCGTAGCGGGCCAGCTGGC
This Streptomyces decoyicus DNA region includes the following protein-coding sequences:
- a CDS encoding NAD(P)/FAD-dependent oxidoreductase produces the protein MHGEPRDGRIVIVGASLAGLRAAETLREEGFAGTLTLIGEEPHTPYDRPPLSKQVLLGTVSADKTGLPQRREVDAEWKLGVRATGLDPVGKQVLLADGEKVPFDRLLIATGTRARPWPNPAEAALDGVFTLRTIEDAGRLAERLDAGPRRVLVVGAGFTGSEIASACRERGLEVTVAERGPAPLVGALGGTLGALAAKLQRAHGVDLRCGVTVTALEGNGRLTGARFSDGTGIDADVAVVALGAVRNTEWLAESGIAAGPRGVTCDAGCRAFDMYGIVTDDVFAAGDVARFPHPLFEYQLLSLEHWGNAVAQAEVAAHNMIHAGPRRRPHLTVPAFWSSQFGLNIKSVGVPTFSDQVVIAQGSLKDARLVAVYGYRGRVTAAVSVNQAKSLEYYQRLIETAAPFPPAPGAADRIESPEPVPSDVPDPKVLSHGPTVALTGHLPDRRLTLVQPAR
- a CDS encoding ferredoxin, yielding MNIVVDLNRCQGYAQCAFVAPRVFTMHGEEALLYTPAVPDDQQGRVLRAEAACPVQAILVGEEAGAGAR
- the gntA gene encoding guanitoxin biosynthesis heme-dependent pre-guanitoxin N-hydroxylase GntA, coding for MTVDATAATEVDAATEVGRFLLGDAFPCLAGRSAWRQGGITHRHYTWFGDDEVARDMAADLQAYVETVDWAAKPFTSFVATFSGPLDVTDIEFEALMWQQLQAVHDHDSLTHPWAEGYDRDPSSGAFAYSVAGHPFFVIGLHETHSRIGRRPPFPMLAFNSHNQFDRIKAAGLWDRLQEKIRKQDIELQGNINPNLVEYEQLSEARRYSGRRKPADWACPFSARV